A genomic segment from Corylus avellana chromosome ca5, CavTom2PMs-1.0 encodes:
- the LOC132180869 gene encoding putative disease resistance protein RGA3 — MAEIVLYDTAGSIIRSLSSLALQEIGVLWGFKNELRKLGDTVSTIQAVLLDSEEKQAHNHMIKDWLRKLKEAMYDADDLLDDYSTQLLRRQLMTRDKKMAKQVRIFFSKSNQLVYGFKMGHRIKAVRARLDEIAIDRIKFGFNEHTTATQFEHVKRQDTHSFVHGEDVIGREDDKESIKKLLFDPNVNEKNVSIIPIVGIGGQGKTTLAQYVYNDEEVRRHFDLRMWACVSDPFDVKTIIVKLIESATKERPKSLEMDPLQSELRAKIDGKRYLLVLDDVWNENHGTWSNLEKLLVGGLRGSKVLITTRSEKIAEITGTISPYPLRGLSESSSWNLFKKMAFKNGEEPNNPKLVEIGREIIQKCAQVPLAIRSIGGLLYFKNSEDDWLYFKNHDLYKITQQENDIFPILKLSYDHLPSHLKQCFAFCSLFPKDYEIEMKVLIQLWIAQGFLHSSYGNRHLEDIGREYFMDLLWRSFFQDVQRDIVGEIGKCKMHDLIHDLAQSGAGEECTILYPDREKVVGRTRHVAFHSSDSLPDIPALLPKPNKMRTLLLRIPILPGHDDVFNWNNSVLEMNKPVFNTLISSFKCLRALNLSRSNIQKVPNSIGKLEHLRFLDLSRNEDIKLLPASITKLQNLQTLRLEFCRGLKELPEETRNLISLRHLGLDGCDSLTHMPHGLGKLIALQTLSLYILGKKKSFLSKPKGGLGELDGLDELRGDLRIKGLEHSRYSPSKAKAANLERKRHLQRLMLEWDPEPSDESDKAIANDEQLLQNLRPHLNLKLLYIVGYAGVRLSSWVSSLSNLTCIRISDCKWLQHIPPLDRFPFLKRLCLSHLSELEYISNDGNDVSSSPLKFLVLANLPKLRGWRKTRETDHLPLFPSFPSLSFLCIQNCPMMSLTTPSSPSPLFDLSKLKYLYLIELEQLEYLPLEWLQNLTSLETLGILDCRKMRISISPLFQHLTSLENLTILHCKELTSNENEDGAHGLGATRFGHLSIIGVPNLVSLPRVLRDVTTLQGLQIMVCPSLVSLPEWIGDLPSLQELEVVNCPKLISLPEGMRRLTSLRRLTIAGCPCLEERCEQGTGEDWPKIAHVPNFRKGGDGHVEEWVASRIRQYLEEAFSFTYERFLRQSDFCKARTFTVCQLEQQLFDHVFPSSSEDVSSLASLISPLFIHQIFSSFSMWCHR; from the exons ATGGCTGAAATAGTTCTCTACGACACTGCTGGGAGCATCATTAGGAGTTTGAGTTCTCTTGCTCTCCAAGAGATTGGAGTGTTATGGGGTTTCAAAAATGAGCTTCGAAAGCTCGGGGATACTGTTTCCACCATCCAAGCTGTGCTTTTGGACTCGGAGGAGAAGCAGGCCCATAACCATATGATCAAAGATTGGCTTCGAAAGCTCAAGGAGGCCATGTATGACGCCGACGACTTGCTGGATGACTACTCCACTCAACTTCTACGCCGACAACTGATGACACGGGATAAGAAGATGGCAAAACAG GTACgcatcttcttttccaaatcgAACCAGCTTGTATATGGCTTTAAAATGGGTCATAGGATCAAGGCAGTTAGGGCAAGACTGGATGAAATTGCAAttgataggatcaaatttggCTTCAATGAGCACACCACAGCGACACAGTTTGAGCATGTGAAAAGACAAGATACACACTCATTTGTACATGGGGAAGATGTCATTGGGAGAGAGGATGATAAGGAGTCTATTAAAAAGCTGTTATTCGATCCCAATGTGAATGAGAAGAATGTTTCCATAATTCCCATAGTTGGGATTGGTGGACAAGGAAAGACCACGCTTGCGCAGTATGTGTACAACGACGAGGAGGTTCGAAGACATTTTGACCTGAGGATGTGGGCATGTGTCTCTGATCCTTTTGACGTGAAAACTATCATTGTAAAGCTTATAGAATCTGCGACTAAGGAGAGACCTAAAAGCCTTGAGATGGATCCATTGCAAAGTGAGCTTCGAGCAAAAATTGATGGGAAGCgatatttacttgttttagacgatgtgtggaatgagaatcatggtacATGGTCCAACTTGGAAAAGTTGTTAGTGGGTGGCCTAAGAGGAAGCAAAGTTTTGATTACTACACGTAGCGAAAAGATTGCAGAGATTACAGGTACAATTTCACCATATCCTTTGAGAGGTTTATCTGAAAGCAGTTCTtggaatttatttaagaaaatggcaTTTAAAAACGGGGAAGAGCCAAATAATCCAAAGCTAGTAGAAATTGGAAGGGAGATCATACAAAAGTGTGCACAAGTTCCTCTTGCTATAAGGAGCATTGGGGgtctattatatttcaaaaattcgGAAGATGATTGGTTGTACTTTAAAAACCATGATctttacaaaataactcaacaagaaaatgatatttttccaatACTTAAGTTGAGTTATGATCATCTCCCATCACACTTAAAGCaatgttttgccttttgttcATTGTTTCCAAAAGATTATGAAATTGAAATGAAGGTGTTGATTCAGTTATGGATAGCTCAAGGCTTTCTTCATTCATCATATGGAAATAGACATCTTGAAGATATTGGTCGTgaatattttatggatttgcttTGGAGGTCGTTTTTCCAAGACGTACAAAGAGATATAGTTGGTGAAATAGGAAAGtgcaaaatgcatgaccttATTCACGATCTTGCACAGTCAGGAGCAGGTGAGGAGTGCACAATTTTATATCCAGATAGAGAAAAAGTAGTTGGAAGAACTCGTCATGTGGCATTTCATTCTTCAGATTCATTACCAGATATTCCTGCTCTTTTGCCCAAGCCTAACAAAATGAGAACACTTCTTCTACGCATTCCAATACTTCCAGGACATGATGATGTATTTAACTGGAACAATTCAGTACTTGAAATGAATAAGCCAGTCTTTAATAcacttatttcaagttttaaatgctTGCGTGCTTTGAATTTGAGTCGGTCGAATATTCAAAAAGTGCCGAATTCCATTGGAAAGTTAGAGCATTTAAGATTTCTAGATCTGTCTAGGAATGAAGATATCAAACTACTCCCTGCTTCTATAACTAAAttgcagaatttgcaaacactaagACTTGAGTTTTGTCGTGGGCTTAAAGAATTGCCAGAAGAGACTAGAAACTTAATCAGCCTTAGGCATCTTGGGCTAGATGGGTGTGATAGCTTGACTCATATGCCTCATGGACTAGGAAAATTGATTGCTCTCCAAACATTGTCGCTATACattttagggaagaaaaaaagttttctttccAAGCCAAAGGGTGGGCTAGGGGAGCTAGATGGTTTAGATGAGTTGAGAGGAGACTTACGGATCAAGGGTTTAGAGCACTCCAGATATTCTCCATCAAAAGCTAAGGCTGCAAACTTGGAGAGGAAGCGACATCTTCAGCGTCTGATGTTAGAGTGGGACCCAGAACCTAGTGATGAAAGTGATAAGGCAATTGCAAATGATGAACAACTGTTGCAAAACCTTCGGCCAcacctaaatttgaaattattatatatagttGGGTATGCAGGTGTGAGGTTATCTAGTTGGGTGTCCTCGCTCTCAAATTTGACTTGTATTCGAATATCGGATTGTAAATGGCTTCAACATATCCCACCATTGGACCGATTCCCTTTTCTCAAGCGTCTTTGTCTTAGTCACTTAAGTGAGCTGGAGTACATAAGCAATGATGGTAATGACGTGTCCTCTTCTCCCCTCAAATTTCTAGTACTTGCTAATTTGCCAAAGTTGAGGGGATGGCGAAAGACGAGGGAAACAGATCATCTTCCGTTATTCCCTTCATttccttccctttcttttttatgtatACAAAATTGCCCTATGATGTCGCTAACAACaccctcctctccctctccccttTTTGATCTCTCCAAATTGAAGTATCTTTATCTTATAGAATTAGAGCAACTTGAATATCTGCCACTAGAGTGGCTGCAGAACCTCACTTCTCTTGAGACCCTGGGGATTTTGGATTGTCGTAAAATGAGAATATCAATTTCTCCACTCTTTCAACATCTCACCTCACTTGAAAATCTGACTATTCTTCACTGCAAAGAACTTACCAGCAATGAGAATGAAGATGGCGCACATGGCCTTGGAGCTACAAGATTTGGTCATCTATCTATCATTGGCGttccaaatttggtttctcTCCCAAGAGTGCTTAGAGATGTTACCACTCTGCAAGGGCTTCAAATTATGGTTTGCCCTAGTTTGGTGTCTTTACCGGAGTGGATAGGCGATCTCCCTTCACTTCAGGAGCTTGAAGTCGTAAATTGTCCGAAGCTAATATCATTGCCCGAAGGTATGCGCCGCCTCACCTCTTTACGTCGTTTGACAATTGCGGGGTGTCCTTGCTTGGAGGAAAGATGTGAGCAAGGAACGGGAGAGGATTGGCCAAAGATTGCTCACGTCCCAAACTTTCGTAAAGGCGGCGATGGTCATGTTGAAGAATGGGTAGCAAGTCGAATTCGCCAATATCTTGAG GAGGCATTTAGTTTCACGTATGAACGCTTCTTGAGACAATCAGATTTCTGCAAAGCTCGAACATTTACA GTCTGTCAGCTTGAGCAGCAACTGTTTGATCATGTTTTCCCATCTTCTTCAGAGGATGTTTCAAGTTTGGCTTCATTGATTAGTCCTCTGTTTATTCATCAAATATTCTCCTCTTTTTCCATGTGGTGCCATCGTTGA
- the LOC132181621 gene encoding putative disease resistance protein RGA1, which yields MAEPALFHTAASIIRSLGSLALQEIGLLWSFKDELQKLEDTVSTIQAVLLDAEEKQAQNLAVKDWLWKLKDAMYDADDLLDDFSTQLLQRQVMTRDKKMAKEVRIFFSKSNQLLYGFKMGHRIKAVRARLDEIATDRIKFDFNEHTTATQFEHMKRQDTHSFVHGEDVIGREDDKESVKNLLFDPNMNEKNVSIIPIVGIGGQGRTTLAQYVYNDEEVQRHFDLSMWACVSDPFDVKTIVVKLIESVTKERPKSLEMDPLQSELRAKIDGKRYLLVLDDVWNENRGTWSNLEKLLGGGLRGSKVLITTRNEKVAEITGTVSPYPSRGLSKNNSWNLFKKIAFKDGEEPNNPKLVEIGREIIQKCAQVPLAIRSIGSLLYCKNSEDDWLYFKNPELYKITQQENDIFPILKLSYDHLSSHLNQCFAFCSLFPKDYEIEMEVLIQLWIAQGFLHSSYANRHLEDIGREYFMDLLWRSFFQDVQRDIVGEIEKCKMHDLIHDLAQSVAGFDDAFNLNNAVLQLNKPVSNTLISSFKCLCALNLSRSSIQKVPNSIGKLEHLRFLDLSRNADIKLLPGSITKLQNLQTLILYYCSGLKELPKDTINLITLRHLGLNGCNSLTDMPHGLGKLTALQALSLYILGKKKSSLSKHKGGLGDLDGLDELRGDLWIKGLEQSRSSPSEARAANLERKQHLRHLILGWDLKPSDESDKAIANDEQLLQNLRPHLNLKILVIIGYAGVTLCSWVSLLSNLTCIRIANCKWLQHIPPMDRFSFLKRLYLENLSELEYISNDGSDVSSFPLKILSLINLPKLRGWRKTRETDHLPLFPPFPSLSHLFISNCPMMSLTTSSSSSPLSDLSKLKYLYLEELEELEYLPLEWLQNLTSLETLGFWNCCKMRISMSPLFQHLTSLENLCICCCKELISNENEDGTHCLGPTTFGHLAIIGVPNLVSLPRELRDVTTLQGIQIMDCPSLVSLPEWIGDLTSLQELGVVNCPNLMSLPEGMRRLTSLRRLTIAECPCLEERCEQGTGEDWPKIAHVPNFQNGGDGYRKEWGASLIRQTFEEELKAFGTKYGYIDASSDLADNQICAKL from the exons ATGGCCGAACCAGCTCTGTTCCACACTGCTGCAAGTATCATTAGGAGTTTGGGATCTCTTGCTCTTCAAGAGATTGGACTTCTATGGAGTTTCAAAGATGAGCTTCAAAAGCTCGAAGACACCGTTTCCACTATCCAAGCTGTGCTTTTGGATGCAGAGGAGAAGCAGGCCCAGAACCTTGCGGTCAAAGATTGGCTTTGGAAGCTGAAGGATGCCATGTACGACGCCGACGACTTGTTGGATGACTTCTCAACTCAACTTCTACAAAGACAAGTGATGACACGGGACAAGAAGATGGCAAAAGAG GTACgcatcttcttttccaaatcgAACCAGCTTTTATATGGCTTTAAAATGGGTCATAGGATCAAGGCAGTTAGGGCGAGATTGGATGAAATTGCAACTGATAGGATTAAATTTGACTTCAATGAGCACACCACAGCGACACAGTTTGAGCATATGAAAAGACAAGATACACACTCATTTGTACATGGGGAAGATGTCATTGGGAGAGAGGATGATAAGGAGTCTGTTAAAAATCTGTTATTCGATCCCAATATGAATGAGAAGAATGTTTCCATAATTCCCATAGTTGGGATTGGTGGACAAGGAAGGACCACGCTTGCGCAGTATGTGTACAACGACGAGGAGGTTCAAAGACATTTTGACCTGAGTATGTGGGCATGTGTCTCTGATCCTTTTGACGTGAAAACTATCGTTGTAAAGCTCATAGAATCTGTGACTAAGGAGAGACCTAAAAGCCTTGAGATGGATCCATTGCAAAGTGAGCTTCGAGCAAAAATTGATGGGAAGCgatatttacttgttttagacGATGTGTGGAATGAGAATCGTGGTACATGGTCCAACTTGGAAAAGTTGTTAGGGGGTGGCCTGAGAGGAAGCAAAGTTTTGATTACTACACGTAACGAAAAGGTTGCAGAGATTACAGGTACAGTTTCACCATATCCTTCGAGAGGTTTATCTAAAAACAATTCTtggaatttatttaagaaaatagCATTTAAAGACGGGGAAGAGCCAAATAATCCAAAGCTAGTAGAAATTGGAAGGGAGATCATACAAAAGTGTGCACAAGTTCCTCTTGCTATAAGGAGCATTGGGAGTCTATTATATTGCAAAAATTCAGAAGATGATTGGTTGTACTTCAAAAACCCTGAActttacaaaataactcaacaagaaaatgatatttttccaatACTTAAGTTGAGTTATGATCATCTCTCATCACACTTGAACCaatgttttgccttttgttcGTTGTTTCCAAAAGATTATGAAATTGAAATGGAGGTGTTGATTCAGTTATGGATAGCTCAAGGCTTTCTTCATTCATCGTATGCAAATAGACATCTTGAAGATATTGGTCGCgaatattttatggatttgcttTGGAGGTCGTTTTTCCAAGACGTACAAAGAGATATAGTTGGTGAAATAGAAAAGtgcaaaatgcatgaccttATTCACGATCTTGCACAGTCAGTAGCAG GATTTGACGATGCGTTTAACTTGAACAACGCGGTACTTCAATTGAATAAGCCAGTCTCTAATAcacttatttcaagttttaaatgctTGTGTGCTTTGAATTTGAGTCGGTCGAGTATTCAAAAAGTGCCGAATTCCATTGGCAAGTTAGAGCATTTAAGATTTCTAGATCTGTCTAGGAATGCAGATATCAAACTACTCCCTGGTTCTATAACTAAAttgcagaatttgcaaacactaaTACTTTACTATTGTAGTGGGCTCAAAGAATTGCCAAAAGACACTATAAACTTAATCACCCTTAGGCATCTTGGGCTAAATGGGTGTAATAGCTTGACAGATATGCCTCATGGACTGGGAAAGTTGACCGCTCTCCAAGCACTGTCGCTATAtattttaggaaagaaaaaaagttctcTCTCCAAGCACAAGGGTGGGCTAGGGGATCTAGATGGTTTAGATGAGTTGAGAGGAGACTTATGGATCAAGGGTTTAGAGCAATCAAGATCTTCTCCATCAGAAGCAAGGGCTGCAAACTTGGAGAGGAAGCAACACCTTCGACATCTGATATTAGGGTGGGACCTAAAACCTAGTGATGAAAGTGATAAGGCAATTGCAAATGATGAACAACTGTTGCAAAACCTTCGGCCACacctaaatttaaaaatattagttATAATTGGGTATGCAGGTGTGACGTTATGTAGTTGGGTGTCCTTGCTCTCAAATTTGACTTGTATTCGAATAGCAAATTGTAAGTGGCTTCAACATATCCCACCAATGGACCGATTCTCTTTTCTGAAGCGTCTTTATCTTGAAAACTTAAGTGAGCTTGAGTACATAAGCAATGATGGTAGTGACGTGTCCTCTTTTCCCCTCAAAATTCTCTCACTTATTAATTTGCCAAAGTTGAGGGGATGGCGAAAGACGAGGGAAACAGATCATCTTCCATTATTCCCTCCATTTCCTTCcctttctcatttatttatCAGTAATTGCCCTATGATGTCCCTAACAAcatcctcctcttcctctccccTTTCCGATCTCTCCAAATTGAAGTATCTTTATCTTGAGGAATTAGAGGAACTTGAATATCTGCCACTAGAGTGGCTGCAAAACCTCACTTCTCTTGAGACCCTGGGTTTTTGGAATTGTTGTAAAATGAGAATATCCATGTCTCCACTCTTTCAACATCTCACCTCACTTGAAAATCTGTGTATTTGTTGCTGCAAAGAACTTATCAGCAATGAGAATGAAGATGGCACACATTGCCTTGGACCTACAACATTTGGTCATCTAGCTATCATAGGCGttccaaatttggtttctcTCCCAAGAGAGCTTAGAGATGTTACCACTCTGCAAGGGATTCAAATTATGGATTGCCCTAGTTTGGTGTCTTTACCGGAGTGGATAGGCGATCTCACTTCACTTCAGGAGCTTGGAGTCGTAAATTGTCCGAATTTAATGTCACTGCCCGAAGGTATGCGCCGCCTCACCTCTTTACGTCGTTTGACAATTGCGGAGTGTCCTTGCTTGGAGGAAAGATGTGAACAAGGAACGGGAGAGGATTGGCCAAAGATTGCTCATgtcccaaactttcaaaatgGCGGCGATGGTTATCGTAAAGAATGGGGAGCAAGCCTAATTCGCCAAACTTTTGAG GAAGAATTAAAGGCTTTTG GAACAAAGTATGGTTATATAGACGCTTCTTCAGACCTTGCCGACAATCAGATTTGTGCAAAGCTCTAA